ATTCTTGAAACGAACGCTGTTCGTTCCTTTGAATGTGTCTTGCAAGCGTTTCATTTAACCATTGAATAACAAATCACTAATGTCGCACTGTGGCTTAAAGCCTGGTACAAGTTGTATCAATAATGAGCGTAGTTTATCTTGGTCATAATTAGTAATAGCAAGCTCCATACTGACCAATACCAACTTTAATTCAGCCCAAGAAAACATGTTTTCTTGGGCTTTCATAATCATTGAATGATTAGTGCCTAATGCATTATCGTCAATTAATAACTCTTCAAAAAGCTTCTCCCCTGGGCGAAGACCTATGATTTCAATCTCAATATCTCCATTTAAATTAGTACTGTCTTTAAGCTCTAACCCAGTTAAATGAATCATCTTTAAAGCTAAATCGTAAATCCTAACAGGCTTGCGCCCATAGCACCTGCTTTAATTTGTTTTTTAAACAAAGGAATTACTAAGCCACTAGAATCTAGTACATTGCCAAATCTCACCATGTTAAATCTTGTACCGCTTTGATGCTTTGACAATGCTTGCAATACCATTTCAGCACTACGTTTAGTAGCACCCATAGTATTTGTTGGACGAACCGCTTTATATCGGGGGATATTAGTACAAACGTTTCAACCTTGCTACTAATAGCGGCTTGTGCACAATTGAGCGTACCAAAAATGTTGTTCATCACGCCTTCAGTATGATTAAATTCCACCATAGGTACGTGCTTATAAGCTGCTGCATGATAAATTGTCTGCACCTTGAATTGCTTACACGCCCTTTCTACTCTGTCTTGATTAACCACCGAACTCAATATTGCAAACAAAATTATCCAACCCATTTAGACGCAAAATTGTTTCTTGCAACATGCTTTTATCACTTACTAAAGGTAGGTACTGTTTATGTTTAGGATATTGCTTGCGAGATAGTGGCCATAATCTCGTGCCAAAACCACCAGATAAGATAACTGGCACTATATTCATAAATAATATCCTTGAATAAATGAGTTGGGACTAATCATACTCACCGCCTAATCGTTCCTAAATAAATCACACATATAAGTTGGTAAGAATCTGTTATTACGCCATGCTATTTTAATAACGCATAACGCTAAATATAATCATTTAATGCTTTTTTAAAAAAAACATAATATTGGATAATCCAACATAATCAACCCTACGTTCAGAAATAATTACTACTAAAAAGTGTCCTAAGTAATATACCCTATATGCTCTTCATTAATATAAAATATTCTATTAGTTATGGCATTATAAACAGCATAAGTCGCTAGACTCAAACTAGAGTTTTACCTAATTTAGGGATATAATTCTGAACAATTAATGTCTATTTGTAATAAGCCAGTAATTTTATACAAATGAATAAAGTTAATATTATATGCATGAAATGGGGTGATAAATTTCCTGTTGAATATGTTAATCGACTCTTCGGCATGGTTTCTCGTCATCTTTCTATACCATTTCGATTTGTATGTTTCACTGAAAATAATGTAGGTATACGGGATGAGATAGAAATACAAGATTTACCAGAATTAGATTTACCATCTGGATTACCAGAAAGGGGTTGGCGAAAATTAACTGTATTTAAAAAAGACTTTAGTGGTTTATCTGGGCCTACTTTATTTCTAGATTTAGACATAGTGGTAGTTGGAAATTTAAATGAATTTTTCACTCATCCTGGTGATTTTCTAATTGCTCATGATAAGAAAAATCCAAAAAAAATAGAAGGTAACTCATCAATATTTAGGTTCGAAATTGGTCAACACCCAGAAATTTTAAGTTTTTTTGAACAAAACCCTGAACTGGTAAAAAGCGAAGTGCGCCACGAACAAGCGTACTTATCACGCGAAATGCGCCAACAAGACAAATTGAGATATTGGCCAGATGAATGGGTACCAAGTTTTAAGTATCGCTGTTGTCCTTCTTGGATAAAGTCTTGGTTTCAAGCGCCTTTTATACCCAAAGGTGCAAAAGTTATTTTATTCCATGGTTTGCCTAATCCACCCGAAGCAATTATTGGGCGTAGTGGAAAATGGTATCGACACATCCAGCCATCACCTTGGATTGAAAAATATTGGAAAATCTAATGAGCACTACAAAAATTCCTATTTATATTATCAATTTAGATAGAAGCCCTAACAGACTATCTTATATGGACAAACAGTTATCTAAATTAAAAATGCCATTTGAAAGAATAGTCGCAATTGATGGTCACCAAATTCAACCCCAAATATTACAATCTTACCAACAACAATCAAAACGTTCATGGATTCATTATGCAGCTTTATCTGCAGGAGAAATCGGCTACGCCTTTAATTGGCACCATGCTTGGCGGACAGTATCAAGCCACAATTCCAAGGCATGTGTTGTATTAGAGAATGATGTTAAAATACATGACAACATTAAGAAATGTAATTGAAATTTTATTCTAACATTTAGATTAAAATATTGTGATTGATTTGTCTGGCAAAAAGGTATGGTAGAAAAAGAAAGAAAAAATATTAATGGCACTGTGCTTATTCGTTATCAAACACCGCCACTTAAAAATCAGGGTGCTATTTATGGCAAGTTAGCTGCTCAAGTTTTTTTAAACAAAAAAAGAAATTATTAGCAAAAATAAAAAATGAACTAGGCCGCCCTCTTTATGAAAGACGTGGATTTTTACTAGAAATTTTTTGCCGAATTAACTAAAAAAAATGGGGCGCAGAGATAAAAGTAAATTTGAGAAGTGGTTTTCGTTAAGTCGTCATCAAAGGCGACTTAACGCAAAAAATCTGTCCAATCAGATTGATACAAATTTTAGAAGCCAAAAAAAAAAATTAATTGCCAATGATAAAATCATATACACACACGGCAGTTTCAACAATATTGAAAAACACTTTACTGCTTTAAAAAATGAGTTTTCTGGGCAAAGTGAACTTTGCTATACCCATGCAAAGATTATTGTTTTAATGAGACGGGACTTTGAATCAAGCAAGTATTTTGCTATTTTTGAGAATCTTTGGTATAAAGAGACAAAATTTTTACTCAAGAATTTAAACACACGGTGGTTAATTTCTGCAGCTGATACCTTTACAGATTACTCTAATGACGATGCGCTTAGGGGCTTATCCATAGCTTGTTCATGCCTGCTAAATACTGTCAAAATACAAGAAAGTGAGCGCTTCATTGCCAATACTCAAAACCACAAAGATGATAAAGAAAAAATCATCGAGCTAAGTAATGAAGAGAGAGTAGCGCTTTTTGATGGCATCTCGGTATTTAAAGTTGGCACTGATGACACGCTTAGAAATATGCGCTGGCGTATTGATAAAGCGGCAAAAATTAATATTGCAGGTCAAGTATTACTTGAGGTGTTTATAAGATTACAAAAATTTGATACCGTCTATAAGCGCCTAAAAGATAAGCACGCAAGAGAAAAAACTGGTTGGTGGTAAAATGGATATTTTTGTTATTAATCTAACAAGTTCGATTAAACGACGAGAGTTTCAAGAAAAACAATTGTCATCATTAAAACTAGATTACCAAATAATCCATGCCATGTCTACCAAAGATATTGGTAATAATACCTACAAAAAGCATTACTACGACTGGCAAAGACCGCTAAAAAATACTGAAGTTGCCTGCTATTATTCACATAAATTAACATGGCATAAGATTATCAAAAAAAATCAACCGGCTCTAATATTAGAAGACGATGCATTGCTATCAAAATGCGTACCAAAATTACTTGCAGACCTCTCTGGCAAAAAAGGCATGGACTTAGTCAATCTTGAAAATAGAGGTAGAAAAAAATTCATTTCAAAATCTAGCATGGCTCTTGAATGCAACTCGAAACTTCTTCGTCTTTATCAAGATAGGACAGGTGCAGCAGGATACATACTTTGGCCAGAGGGCGCCAAAAAACTTATTCAATGCGAAAAAAGAAAAGGCATTGCACTAGCTGATGCACATATTACCGCTTGCCATAGTATTCGTACCTATCAAGTAGAACCAGCACCTATTATTCAACTGGATCAATGTACTTATTACGGGTTAAGCAACACCTGTTCGGATGAAATATCCACCTCAACCATTAATAATTGCAACAACCCAAAAGGTAGTTTTTCATTCCGAATTAAAAGAGCCTACTTCCAATTAAAACTAGGATTATACCAATTTCTGTTAATAACAAAATCAGACAGGCGTTATATCAAAACAAGAAAAAAAGATTTTTTTGCTATTAACAACACTAAATAATGGAAAATAAAAAAACAATCGTCATAGTTATCCCAGATTTAAAGGGGAATGGTGCTGAACGAGTTATGTTAAGTTTAGCAACTGGTTTACAACAAAATAACTGCGATGTCCATATTGTTATTTTTAAAGAAATAATTGAATTAGAATATAATGGCAATATCAATATACACGTCTTTAAAAAACACTACCGCTGGACTCCTAGGAGCGTAAGAGGATTGGTTTTATCCCCTATTTTAGATAAATTTATCATACGCCATTGTGGTAAGCCTGATTTAGTACTGTCTAATTTGCTACCAATTGACCGGTTGTTTGCTTATAGTAAATTAAATAGTTATCTTGTCATACACAACACAATGAGCTTAGAGGCAAAATTTTATGCTAGAAACTTTAAAGAATTAAAAAAAATCTACACTCAAAAACCAGTAATTTGCGTTTCAAAGGGTGTGCAAAGTGATTTTATAAAACTATTTAAACCAGAAAAAAAAGTTCAAACAATACACAATCCGATTGATATTAGATTTACTCAAAGAATGGCGCAAGATGATAATTTAATAAACCTTAATGATTATATTATTCATGTTGGGAAATTTGCCCACCAAAAAAGACATGATGTTTTAATTAAGGCTTACAAAAAAAGCAACATAAAAACACCCTTAGTATTAATCGGACAAGGTTATCTTGAGAGTAATATAAGGGCACTGGTTCAAGAACTTAATTTAGAGAGCAAAGTTATTTTTTTGGGATTCCAATCTAATCCCTATCCTCTCATTAAAAATGCCAAGCTAATGGTCTTGTCTTCTGATTTTGAAGGGCTTGGCATGGTAATTTTAGAGGCATTAGCGCTAAATACAGCTGTTATTAGCACCAATTGCCCATCAGGACCATCTGAGATATTGCCCAGTAAAAACTTATGTCCAGTTGAAAACATTGAAAAATTAGCTCAATTAATAAAACAGGCGACTAATAATCCACTAGCTTTCATCCAGCCACTTGATGAAAAATTTCACCTTAGTCTTGCCGCCAAAAAATATATTGATTTAATTTGATAATATTAGAAGATAGCTAAGCACACTCAAACAAATATAACACCTTCCCCTCTTCCTTTATGTTGTATAAAGACTCTTTATCCCAATTAAAAGGTGCTGTAAATAAATTTATTTTACGAAAATCCCCAGTAACAATATCAGTATTTTTTACTTCAATATGACCAGTTGTTAGAATGTATTTGATTTTTGATTTGGACAAGTTTTTTAAGAAAAAAGAAATATCAGCATAACTCAGATGAAACAAACAATCTCTTACAATTATTAAATCTGCATCTGGCAGTACATCTTGGGTGATATCGAGTGTTATAAATGAAGTATGCTTTGATGCATATTTTTTATTGTTTTCAAGGATTAGTGCATTAACAATATCCCCGCCAATGTAGTCAATCTCATTATGCTTTTTTAAAACATGCTGCATCCAATTAAAATCTCCACAAGGTGTGTCTAGAATGCTAGAAATATTAAATTTAGCAAATATTTTTGGAAGGTGGAGTCTAATATTGAGCCCGTACCGCTGATTGAATCTTTACTACTCCAAAGTCTTTTTTTGTATATGTGTTCAAATCTTTCGCTGGCATTTTCTATGCTAAGCATTTTTTTATTTTGAATTTGTCTTCTTGCTTTTCCACTATACAAAGACTTTATCTTGTTGAATAAAATATTCACTTTTTGCATTCTTTATTACTGTTTCTTAAAACTATTATTTTATAACCTTTGGCAAAAATATGGACAAGAAAAACACAAAGAAAGAGTTTTCGAGAGTACCACTAAGCATAACTACTCATCAATAAGGTGCCTAAAATTGCATATTTAGTATTGTTTTTTGCTCGTAATGATTGCCAAAACTTTTTCAAAGGAAATAATAATAAAGCTAATGTTGTCAATAATGCAATAGCGCCTCCATAAACCAAGGAGTTGATAAAAGTATTATGTAAATGACTATGCTTAGCTATTTGAGTGGCTAATTTTTTATTACCAACAAATTTTGAAGCGGGCGCTGTTGTATTTCGATAGCCATGGCCAAATATTAGTCTGTCTTTTGCCGCCAACAATCCACCCTTATACATTGCTAACCTTATGTTAGTTATTTCATCAGACTTGCCCTTAATTGGTGTGTGTAAATCTTCAGTAGAATATCCATTTTCAGAAAGTAAGCTTAAAAATTCAATGGCTGTAGAAAATCTATTTGTCAAATTGGAATGGGTCAACAAAAACGATGTACAAGTTAGAATTAATACTGAAATAAGAATTTTATATCTGTATTTATTGACTAGAGATTTAGCGTTTAAAAAGATAAACAACACACTTAATATAATAAGACTCAAGAATGCGCTACACCCATCACCAAGGGTGATGATATTAAGTGCCAATATAGAACTAACTAAAGTTAGTGAGAAGTTGTATTTATTTTCATGATTGATGTTAACCCATGAAAAAGTTAGCATGATCGTGGTTAAAATTGGGAGAATGCCTCTAGATAGAATCCAATCTATTTCATTGTAGTCTTTTGTTAAGTACTGATAATAAATAACAACACCTACCAAAATTAAACTTAATTTCATCGAAAAAATTAATCGATTAAAATTAATATTAGCTTTGTAAATTGCCAATGCGATTAAAGGGGCAAATAAAAAATATGCAACTCTGCTAGAAAAATGTAATAATCCAAGCCCTTTATGGGAAACTACGATAGACAAGATAACGACGCTAAAATAAGCAACACAGAGTCGTGAGAGTAACTTTAATTTTATCCGTGAAGACGGTATAAATACCCATTGGTATCAATAATAATAAAATCAAGTCGCCTGATATCTTGAGATTTAAAATTCAAATTGGAAATAAAAATAGCAGTGTATTAACAATATTTGAATAAGTAATTGGCAATCTCATGGAGCGCATTTTACATTTATACTGACTATAATCTGATACTTATGAACAAGGACACTTACACCAACTTTATCCGCAATCAAATTGATAACGATTTAGAACAAAAATTGCATATTTCTATTCAAACGCGTTTTCCACCTGAACCTAATGGTTATTTGCATATTGGACATGCTAAATCAATTTGTCTAAATTTTGGTTTAGCAAAAGATTACAAGGGGCAATGTAATTTGCGATTTGATGACACTAATCCCGCTAAAGAAGATATTGAATTTATAGATGCCATCAAAGCAGATATTAAATGGCTTGGGTTTACGTGGGATGGTGACATTAAGTACAGCTCTCATTATTTTGACCAGTTTTATGAGTATGCCATTGAACTTATTAATAAAAGTTTGGCTTACGTTTGTTTTTTAGATGCAGATGAAACTCATGCTTACCGAGGCACTTTAAAAGAGGCTGGAAAAAATAGCCCTTATCGAGATACATCAATTGCAAAAAACCTAGAATTACTTGCAAAAATGAAGGCAGGTAAATTTGTAAAAGGTGAGTGTGTGCTACGTGGAAAAATTGATATGAGCAGTTCATTTATGTGTATGCGCGACCCAACTCTATACCGCATTCGCTTTGATAAACATCACCAAACTGGCAATCAGTGGCGTATTTATCCCATGTATGATTTTGCCCATTGTATTAGTGATGCAATTGAAAAAGTAACTCACTCCTTATGCACGTTAGAATTCCAAGACAATCGTCGCCTATATGATTGGATACTAGAAAACTTAAATGATTTTAATAAGCCTAATCGCCCACATCAATATGAATTTTCACGGCTGAATTTAGAATATACCGTTATGTCAAAACGTAAATTACAAAAATTAGTCGAAGATGAGTTGGTATCTGGCTGGGATGATCCACGTATGCCTACGCTTTCAGGGCTTCGTCGTCGTGGCTATACTGCGACTAGTATTCGTGATTTTACCAGTCGAATTGGCATTTCTAAAGTGGACAGTATGACCAATATAGCAATTTTAGAAGCCGCTGTGCGTGATGATTTGAATATCAAAGCACCACGCACAATGGGTGTGATTGATCCAATACGCGTTATTATTGAAAATTATCCTGAAGATAAAATTGAAACCTTGAAAGCCCCTATTCACCCACAAAATGAAGCAATGGGAAAGCGTAATATATTCTTTTCTCGTGAATTATATATTGATAGGGCGGACTTTAAAGAAGTGGCGCCTAATAAAAAATTTAAACGCCTGGCAATCAATAAAGAGGTGCGCCTGCGATCTGCTTATGTCATTAATGCCACTACTTTTGATACCGATTTTGATGGCAATATTACCACCGTATACGCAACATACGACCCTGATACATTAGGTAAAAATCCTGCAGATGGTCGTAAAGTCAAAGGCGTGATTCACTTTGTTGAGGCCACCAAAGCACTCAAGGCAGAATTTAGACTATATGATCGATTATTCACACTTGAAAATCCTGGCAAAAATGATCACTTTGAACAATTGCTTAACCCGCAATCACTAGTCACCACTTATGGCGTGGTAGAACCTAGTATGGCTAATAGCAGGTCTGAATTCGCTTATCAGTTTGAACGTGAAGGGTATTTTTGTCGAGACAATCAATCAAGCGATGAACTGGTATTTAACAAAACGACGGGTTTACGTGACACTTGGTGTGCTTAATTTTTACAAACACAGTTAATGTTTTATGGCATGACAATGAAAAAAGAAAATAAACCCAATGGATTGTAATATGAATTTATGAAATTGGTGAACAACGGTTTAATTATTTGGCTTAGTGTTGTACTTATCGGTGTTGCATTACAAGCACCTTAGGCTGGGTCTTATGGTTTTTTGTTTATTTATATATTATGGGCAAATCATCAGCATTTTTCTTATCACTTTAGTGATTTAAAAATATCTTTATTGATACTGTTTTTACTAGGCACTGGTAGTATTTTTTGGAGTGCTAATGTTGGTTTTTTTATCGGTAAATGGCTGCTATGGTTAATTATCTTTTATACATTTTTTGTTGCTTATTGTATTAAACAAACACATATCAATCTCTTAAAACTTGCTTTTGGTTTGACTATTGCAGGCAGGTTTATTGCCATCATCGGTATATTCCAATATTTATCACCCGATACTGAATTTTTATTACAATCAGCACCACCATCTTCCACATTTGGCAACAAAAATATGGCAGCACATTCACTTGTGTTGATATTCCCAGTGATTTTATTTATTATTTTTTCTAATAAAATCAATACAATGCAAACCTTTTTGGCTGGATTTTTGATAGCAGTTATTGTTATTTATATTTTTTATACCGCCACCAAATCAGCATGGCTTGCTATTTCTATTGAATTGTTATTTGTTGCTCTATTTTTACGATTAAAGCGTAAAAAAATAAACAATTACATTTACTGGAATCGAACTAAAACCATTTCCTTATCATTGTCTGTGTTGTTGATTTTTATAAAAATTAATTTATCTGCCGATAGTTTTACACCCGTTTGGCAAGCAGCAACTAACGAGATATCAAGCATGGTACAAAGTACCAGCAATAAGAATGACATTCGTTATGAAATTTATCAAATTTCTATCAATATGATTAAAAATATGCCACTGTTTGGTACAGGTTTGGGCAGTTAGTCATAATGAGGTTCAAGCTGGATATAAGCACTTGTGGCATACTCATCATCCAATAGATAAGGCACATAATGACATCTTAGAGAGCTGACTGTTGAGATTAGATTGGTTGGCGTAGCTGCTTTGTTATGGTTAATGTTCTTAATTATTAGAACAGTTCTAAACATTATGCAGCAATCAGAAGCTCAAAATGAATTGTTCTATTTTTTATTATTGATGGCACTTGGTGGCTCATTTGTCAATATGCAATTTAGTTTTCCTTATCAAATGGCAATGCCGCCACTTTTATTCGGGTTATATGTTGGATTGATTGCCAAACAATCAAAATGTTTTATTGAACCAAGAAAAATACTGTGTATTAAGCCGATAAAAAACATATTAATGAGTCTTA
This Abyssogena phaseoliformis symbiont OG214 DNA region includes the following protein-coding sequences:
- a CDS encoding glycosyltransferase, yielding MNKVNIICMKWGDKFPVEYVNRLFGMVSRHLSIPFRFVCFTENNVGIRDEIEIQDLPELDLPSGLPERGWRKLTVFKKDFSGLSGPTLFLDLDIVVVGNLNEFFTHPGDFLIAHDKKNPKKIEGNSSIFRFEIGQHPEILSFFEQNPELVKSEVRHEQAYLSREMRQQDKLRYWPDEWVPSFKYRCCPSWIKSWFQAPFIPKGAKVILFHGLPNPPEAIIGRSGKWYRHIQPSPWIEKYWKI
- a CDS encoding O-antigen ligase family protein; the protein is MKLSLILVGVVIYYQYLTKDYNEIDWILSRGILPILTTIMLTFSWVNINHENKYNFSLTLVSSILALNIITLGDGCSAFLSLIILSVLFIFLNAKSLVNKYRYKILISVLILTCTSFLLTHSNLTNRFSTAIEFLSLLSENGYSTEDLHTPIKGKSDEITNIRLAMYKGGLLAAKDRLIFGHGYRNTTAPASKFVGNKKLATQIAKHSHLHNTFINSLVYGGAIALLTTLALLLFPLKKFWQSLRAKNNTKYAILGTLLMSSYA
- a CDS encoding glycosyltransferase, producing MENKKTIVIVIPDLKGNGAERVMLSLATGLQQNNCDVHIVIFKEIIELEYNGNINIHVFKKHYRWTPRSVRGLVLSPILDKFIIRHCGKPDLVLSNLLPIDRLFAYSKLNSYLVIHNTMSLEAKFYARNFKELKKIYTQKPVICVSKGVQSDFIKLFKPEKKVQTIHNPIDIRFTQRMAQDDNLINLNDYIIHVGKFAHQKRHDVLIKAYKKSNIKTPLVLIGQGYLESNIRALVQELNLESKVIFLGFQSNPYPLIKNAKLMVLSSDFEGLGMVILEALALNTAVISTNCPSGPSEILPSKNLCPVENIEKLAQLIKQATNNPLAFIQPLDEKFHLSLAAKKYIDLI
- a CDS encoding glycosyltransferase family 25 protein, giving the protein MDIFVINLTSSIKRREFQEKQLSSLKLDYQIIHAMSTKDIGNNTYKKHYYDWQRPLKNTEVACYYSHKLTWHKIIKKNQPALILEDDALLSKCVPKLLADLSGKKGMDLVNLENRGRKKFISKSSMALECNSKLLRLYQDRTGAAGYILWPEGAKKLIQCEKRKGIALADAHITACHSIRTYQVEPAPIIQLDQCTYYGLSNTCSDEISTSTINNCNNPKGSFSFRIKRAYFQLKLGLYQFLLITKSDRRYIKTRKKDFFAINNTK
- a CDS encoding glycosyltransferase family 25 protein, producing the protein MSTTKIPIYIINLDRSPNRLSYMDKQLSKLKMPFERIVAIDGHQIQPQILQSYQQQSKRSWIHYAALSAGEIGYAFNWHHAWRTVSSHNSKACVVLENDVKIHDNIKKCN
- a CDS encoding O-antigen ligase family protein; amino-acid sequence: MFIYILWANHQHFSYHFSDLKISLLILFLLGTGSIFWSANVGFFIGKWLLWLIIFYTFFVAYCIKQTHINLLKLAFGLTIAGRFIAIIGIFQYLSPDTEFLLQSAPPSSTFGNKNMAAHSLVLIFPVILFIIFSNKINTMQTFLAGFLIAVIVIYIFYTATKSAWLAISIELLFVALFLRLKRKKINNYIYWNRTKTISLSLSVLLIFIKINLSADSFTPVWQAATNEISSMVQSTSNKNDIRYEIYQISINMIKNMPLFGTGLGS
- a CDS encoding glutamine--tRNA ligase/YqeY domain fusion protein, giving the protein MNKDTYTNFIRNQIDNDLEQKLHISIQTRFPPEPNGYLHIGHAKSICLNFGLAKDYKGQCNLRFDDTNPAKEDIEFIDAIKADIKWLGFTWDGDIKYSSHYFDQFYEYAIELINKSLAYVCFLDADETHAYRGTLKEAGKNSPYRDTSIAKNLELLAKMKAGKFVKGECVLRGKIDMSSSFMCMRDPTLYRIRFDKHHQTGNQWRIYPMYDFAHCISDAIEKVTHSLCTLEFQDNRRLYDWILENLNDFNKPNRPHQYEFSRLNLEYTVMSKRKLQKLVEDELVSGWDDPRMPTLSGLRRRGYTATSIRDFTSRIGISKVDSMTNIAILEAAVRDDLNIKAPRTMGVIDPIRVIIENYPEDKIETLKAPIHPQNEAMGKRNIFFSRELYIDRADFKEVAPNKKFKRLAINKEVRLRSAYVINATTFDTDFDGNITTVYATYDPDTLGKNPADGRKVKGVIHFVEATKALKAEFRLYDRLFTLENPGKNDHFEQLLNPQSLVTTYGVVEPSMANSRSEFAYQFEREGYFCRDNQSSDELVFNKTTGLRDTWCA